A genomic region of Arachis stenosperma cultivar V10309 chromosome 9, arast.V10309.gnm1.PFL2, whole genome shotgun sequence contains the following coding sequences:
- the LOC130951528 gene encoding uncharacterized protein LOC130951528, giving the protein MRRVPLHSKSTAATMEEEEEEEEEHLENSNNSSCYYPGCKKDANCSCEICLASINATLDLMPMSIHKSSLTKLSASKPNNNLECTPTPISFDASHLSTPKSTASHILPSSTPAIKSTARSSSVFNQKMHNDEEDKKKGKQRCFTGLNILRILLGLGFLLCADIVFPKIVSGIIRPALSPDLVKRVGEKCWHVQDLNGKLRFLQKELASFVDGKVSNCSHVHSLWKISKDGVLLNSRCTLYKSAIEEVTVWGWPLQTSGLLTTGFSSTTFTILSGRLSEWNGGHVSYLVRKANASWVQPKWGASVVQLHPNTWILQYRRSYCTRLHSAALDFLKSRISRIVGRVKKSFWMLAAVEDTLYNEFRANNGIQIPT; this is encoded by the exons ATGAGAAGGGTCCCTTTGCATTCAAAATCCACCGCCGCCacaatggaagaagaagaagaagaagaagaagagcacCTTGAGAACAGCAACAACAGCAGCTGCTACTACCCTGGTTGCAAGAAAGATGCTAATTGCAGCTGTGAGATTTGCTTGGCCAGCATCAATGCCACCCTTGATCTCATGCCAATGAGCATTCACAAAAGCTCTCTCACCAAGCTCTCTGCTtccaaacccaacaacaatCTTGAGTGTACTCCAACTCCAATCTCCTTTGACGCTTCCCATTTGTCCACACCAAAGTCAACTGCTTCTCACATACTACCATCTTCTACACCTGCCATTAAGTCCACTGCTAGATCATCATCAGTTTTCAACCAGAAAATGCATAACGACGAGGAGGACAAGAAGAAGGGAAAACAACGGTGTTTCACTGGTCTCAATATCTTGAGAATTCTGCTGGGTTTAGGGTTCCTTTTGTGCGCAGATATTGTTTTCCCCAAGATTGTTTCTGGGATCATTCGCCCTGCCTTGTCACCTGATTTGGTGAAAAGGGTTGGTGAGAAATGCTGGCATGTGCAGGATTTGAATGGAAAGTTGAGGTTTTTGCAGAAAGAGTTGGCAAGTTTTGTTGATGGAAAGGTTTCTAATTGCAGCCATGTTCATTCCCTCTGGAAAATCAGCAAG GATGGTGTACTATTGAATTCAAGGTGCACATTGTACAAATCAGCAATTGAGGAAGTAACAGTATGGGGATGGCCTTTGCAGACATCAGGATTGCTCACAACTGGCTTCTCTTCCACAACATTCACTATCTTATCTGGAAGACTCTCTGAG TGGAATGGTGGACATGTTAGCTACTTGGTTAGAAAGGCCAATGCTTCATGGGTTCAACCAAAATGGGGTGCCTCCGTGGTTCAATTACACCCCAACACATGGATTCTTCAATATCGAAGAAGCTATTGCACCAGATTGCATTCAGCAGCACTGGACTTCCTTAAATCTAGGATCTCAAGAATTGTTGGCAGAGTCAAGAAAAGTTTTTGGATGCTTGCTGCAGTGGAGGATACTTTATACAATGAATTCAGAGCAAACAATGGGATTCAAATCCCAACTTGA
- the LOC130950881 gene encoding uncharacterized protein LOC130950881 encodes MEIESVKCECCGLKEDCTQDYITQVKSKFDGKWLCGLCSEAVRDEVSRGIDEAVKAHMSFCRKFKSNPAVRVADGMRQMLRRRSGDLSSSPASSAKKYSISRSTSTSQVGDSSTFSLY; translated from the coding sequence ATGGAGATAGAATCAGTGAAATGCGAGTGTTGTGGGTTGAAAGAGGATTGCACGCAAGACTACATCACCCAAGTCAAGTCCAAGTTCGACGGCAAATGGCTCTGCGGTTTGTGCTCAGAAGCAGTCAGAGACGAAGTCAGCAGAGGCATCGATGAAGCTGTCAAAGCTCACATGTCTTTCTGCCGCAAGTTCAAGTCCAACCCCGCCGTTAGAGTGGCCGACGGCATGAGGCAGATGCTCAGGAGAAGGTCCGGCGACTTGTCTTCTTCTCCTGCATCCTCCGCCAAGAAGTATTCCATTTCCAGGTCAACCTCCACTTCTCAAGTCGGTGATTCTTCCACCTTCTCACTCTACTAA
- the LOC130950160 gene encoding uncharacterized protein LOC130950160 → MFRNVFDALGLKDANLTTHQHGVIGLGDHFIKPDGVISLPVSMGQMQGRRSAMAEFVILRDSTAYNIILGRKTINDFEAIINTKLLVMKFVADDGSVGTIRGDLETAVACDNVSLSLRKKSKEASGVFLADLDARVEDNPRPEPEGDLEKFSIGDEGGRFTFVNKNLPHELKEPLIEMIRANRDLFAWTPADMPGIDPQIISHHLAVKPGARPVAQRRRKMSAERAEEVAKQTADLLEAGFIREVDYTTWLSNVVLVKKHNGRWRMCVDYSDLNKACPKDCFSLPNIDALVDAAAGYRYLSFMDAYSGATYQRLMNKIFHDLIGKTVEVYVDDILAKTTRPDDLLNDLASVFASLRQHGMRLNPLKCAFAMEAGKFLGFMITQRGVEANLEKCQAILQMKSPGCVKDVQRLAGRLTSLSRFLGASATKEILAAPPVLGKPRDGEPLYLYLAITSEALAAVLVWEDGRTQQPVYFISRALQGAELRYSKLEKLALALLTSSRRLKQYFQSHRVVVRTDQGIRQVLQKPDLAGRMMTWSIELSQYDIQYEPRQAIKAQAMADFLVEVTGDPGEDTGTRWKLHVDGASNQTFGGAGIILESPNGVVYEQSVKFEFPISNNQAEYEALIGGLTLATEVGAKRLEVCSDSQVITSQVNGSYQAKDPLLQKYLEKVKSLSQKFDEVTVQHVPRERNTRADLLSKLASTKPGEGNRSLIQGMTREPAIALHVTTLSSSWLDPITSYLEHGQVPGDQKDAVKLRREAAKYAIIQGQLFRKGLSQPLLKCLHPDQTDYVLREVHEGCCGHHIGGKTLARKLIRAGYYWPSMMADSKEFVKKCMKCQQNANFAKAPANELSLLTTSRPFAQWGIDLVGPFPVGPGQVITRFGIPEVVISDNGTQFADKKFTEFLNGLGIRQKFSSVEHPRTNGQVESANKVILSGLKKRLDNKKGAWADELASVLWSYRTTEQSSTKETPFRLTYGVDAVIPVEIGEPSPRLLLKGVEETVEKDLIDEAREMAHLTETALKQRIALRYNTKVLKRDFEPDDLVLRRNDIGPPTPGEGKLAANWEGPYRVKKVMGKGAFKLERLDGKEVPRTWNADNLRRFYS, encoded by the exons atgttccgcaacgtgTTCGACGCACTAGGGCTGAAGGATGCCAACCTGACGACACACCAGCACGGGGTCATAGGGTtaggcgaccacttcatcaaaccaGACGGAGTTATTTCCCTACCAGTTTCGATGGGACAGATGCAAGGCCGAAGATCGGCGATGGCTGAGTTCGTGATACTGAGAGACTCCACAGCCTACAACATCATCCTGGGAAGAAAAACAATCAATGATTTTGAGGCCATAATCAACACCAAACTACTAGTTATGAAGTTTGTCGCCGATGATGGATCCGTAGGAACCATAAGAGGAGACCTCGAGACGGCGGTTGCTTGTGACAACGTCAGCCTTTCCCTCAGAAAGAAGTCCAAGGAAGCATCTGGCGTATTCCTAGCCGACCTTGATGCCAGAGTAGAGGATAACCCGAGGCCGGAACCAGAAGGGGACCTGGAGAAATTTAGCATCGGTGACGAAGGGGGAAGGTTCACATTCGTTAACAAGAACCTCCCACATGAGTTGAAGGAGCCTTTGATTGAGATGATAAGGGCTAACAGGGACTTGTTCGCATGGACaccagccgacatgccgggcatagatccACAGATCATCTCTCATCACCTAGCCGTCAAGCCAGGAGCCCGCCCAGTCGCTCAACGGAGGAGAAAAATGTCGGCGGAAAGGGCAGAGGAGGTAGCCAAGCAAACGGCCGAcctcctagaagcaggcttTATACGAGAAGTGGATTACACGACGTGGCTCTCAAACGTGGTGCTGGTGAAAAAGCACAATGGCAGGTGGAGAATGTGTGTGGACTACTCTgaccttaacaaagcatgccccaaagacTGCTTCTCCCTCCCCAATATAGATGCACTCGTCGACGCTGCGGCGGGGTACCGGTATCTGagcttcatggacgcctactccg GAGCgacatatcaaaggctgatgaacaagaTATTCCACGACCTTATAGGAAAAACGGTCGAAGTTTATGTGGACGACATCCTGGCAAAAACAACACGACCTGACGACCTGCTAAACGACCTGGCAAGTGTGTTTGCGTCCCTCCGTCAACACGGTATGAGACTGAACCCcctcaagtgcgccttcgccatggaagccggCAAATTCCTGGGATTCATGATAACCcagagaggggtagaagccAACCTGGAGAAATGCCAGGCAATACTCCAGATGAAGAGCCCAGGCTGTGTCAAAGACGTCCAGAGGTTGGCAGGGCGATTGACATCACTTTCCCGGTTCCTCGGGGCCTCGGCGACAAAG gaaatcctaGCGGCACCTCCCGTTCTCGGGAAGCCAAGGGACGGGGAGCCACTGTACCTGTACCTCGCTATAACAAGCGAAGCCCTGGCCGCGGTACTAGTATGGGAGGACGGGAGGACCCAACAACCAGTCTACTTCATAAGCAGAGCCCTACAAGGAGCAGAGTTAAGGTAtagcaagttggaaaagctagccttggcACTCCTGACTTCCTCAAGAAGGTTAAAACAGTACTTCCAAAGTCACCGAGTGGTCGTCAGAACGGACCAAGGAATCCGACAAGTTCTCCAAAAACCCGACCtggcgggaagaatgatgacttggtccatcgaaCTCTCTCAATATGACATACAGTACGAGccccggcaagccatcaaggcgcaGGCCATGGCGGATTTTTTGGTCGAAGTAACAGGAGATCCAGGCGAAGACACGggtacacggtggaagctccatgtggacggagcctccaaccagacctTCGGAGGAGCCGGGATCATCCTAGAAAGTCCAAACGGGGTCGTATACGAGCAGTCGGTCAAATTCGAGTTTCCcatctcgaacaaccaagcagaatacgaagccctcataGGAGGCTTGACCCTAGCAACAGAGGTCGGCGCAAAAAGGCTGGAAGTGTGCAGCGATTCCCAAGTCATCACTTCCCAAGTAAACGGCAGCTATCAAGCCAAGGACCCCTTGTTGCAAAAGTACTTGGAAAAGGTcaaaagcttgagccaaaagTTTGACGAGGTCACGGTCCAGCACGTACccagagaaaggaacacacgaGCAGACCTCCTATCAAAGTTAGCCAGCACTAAGCCAGGGGAGGGAAAccggtctctcatccaaggcatgACAAGGGAACCTGCAATCGCCCTACACGTAACAACCCTAAGCTCTtcatggctagaccccatcaccaGCTACCTAGAACACGGCCAAGTCCCTGGTGACCAAAAGGATGCGGTGAAATTAAGGAGGGAAGCGGCCAAATACGCTATCATCCAGGGACAGCTGTTCAGAAAAGGGCTCAGCCAACCCCTACTGAAGTGCCTACACCCCGACCAAACGGACtacgtcctcagggaagtccaCGAGGGCTGCTGTGGGCACCACATCGGAGGAAAAACCCTAGCAAGGAAGTTGATCCGAGCTGGGTACTACTGGCCGTCGATGATGGCAGACTCCAAAGAGTTTGTCAAAAAGTGCATGAAGTGCCAacagaacgccaactttgccaAGGCTCCGGCAAACGAGCTGAGCTTGTTGACGACTTCCCGGCCGTTCGCTCAGTGGGGAATCGACCTCGTAGGGCCCTTCCCTGTCGGCCCTGGGcag gtgataacaCGGTTCGGGATACCAGAagtcgtcatctcggacaacggcACACAATTTgctgacaaaaagttcacagAATTTCTCAACGGCCTAGGTATAAGGCAAAAGTTCTCTTCGGTAGAACACCCTCGGACGAACGGGCAAGTGGAGTCCGCCAACAAGGTTATCCTTTCAGGGCTAAAAAAGAGGTTGGACAATAAGaagggtgcttgggccgacgagctAGCATCGGTCCTCTGGTCTTACCGAACAACCGAGCAATCCTCCACCAAGGAAACTCCTTTCCGATTAACATACGGGGTAGATGCGGTGATCCCCGTGGAGATCGGTGAACCGAGCCCGCGATTGCTTTTGAAAGGAGTGGAGGAAACTGTAGAAAAGGACCTGATTGATGAAGCCCGGGAAATGGCCCATTTAACGGAAACAGCGCTAAAACAAAGGATAGCCCTgcgctacaacaccaaagtgctcaagaGGGACTTTGAGCCTGACGACCTCGTCCTGAGACGGAATGATATCGGCCCACCGACCCCAGGAGAAGGCAAGTTGGCGGCAAACTGGGAGGGCCCTTACAGAGTGAAAAAGGTGATGGGAAAAGGAGCCTTTAAGTTAGAAAGGCTCGATGGCAAGGAGGTCCCGAGGACATGGAACGCCGACAACCTAAGAAGATTCTACTCCTAA